The following are encoded in a window of Pieris napi chromosome 23, ilPieNapi1.2, whole genome shotgun sequence genomic DNA:
- the LOC125061430 gene encoding E3 ubiquitin-protein ligase RNF220, translating into MLPLIAFNMEGCSNSSSFNSIYDVNNVLNCVRNRKKVSELPNCPVCSCTIRQGELESHLALEVEKLQKITSGSKRKLSTNSSNMPVAGSSTFYEEESNEDVEMDVSGCPGSDVYQRIHSNRLNRLRSRRRSPPRTGQGECPVCNATRPVSRLHRHTLRCLKRSGAELDEPVPDTSSEEGSIDVENDEPSGFGAEYQWCGEWRVRATALQDADSRPGTSVRRASTDHALVVDDDEDTALYGPPQYSPSRIAPDADTSKSSENESESNGIELQIEKKTNGLVEASAETRIQALKMKIKELEKKQNSGLEAKCLICLGPYTSPAVSIQCWHVYCEVCWLESLKAKKICPQCNAITTAGHLRRIYM; encoded by the exons ATGTTACCACTTATAGCTTTTAATATGGAGGGTTGTTCAAATTCAAGTAGTTTTAACTCCATTTAtgatgtaaataatgttttaaattgtgtCAGAAATAGGAAAAAGGTTTCCGAGTTGCCTAATTGCCCAGTATGTAGCTGTACGATAAGACAGGGAGAATTAGAGTCGCATTTAGCATTAGAAGTTGAAAAACTGCAAAAAATTACTAGTGGATCGAAGAGGAAATTAAGCACAAATAGCTCTAATATGCCGGTTGCGGGATCCAGCACATTTTACGAAGAAGAAAGTAATGAAGATGTTGAGATGGATGTTTCGGGCTGTCCAGGAAGTGATGTTTACCAA CGTATACATAGCAACCGTCTCAATCGGCTGCGATCACGGCGTCGATCTCCGCCACGCACCGGACAAGGTGAATGTCCAGTGTGCAATGCAACTCGCCCAGTGTCCCGTCTTCACCGACATACATTAAGATGTCTGAAGAGAAGTGGAGCAGAGCTGGATGAACCAGTGCCTGATACAAGCTCTGAAGAAGGCAGCATTGACGTTGAA AATGATGAGCCCTCGGGTTTTGGTGCTGAATACCAGTGGTGCGGAGAGTGGCGAGTGAGGGCCACTGCTCTGCAGGACGCGGACTCACGGCCTGGTACTAGTGTACGGCGAGCGTCAACCGATCACGCGCTG gtAGTAGATGATGACGAGGACACGGCGTTGTATGGACCGCCTCAGTACTCACCTTCAAGGATAGCGCCTGAT GCAGATACTTCCAAGTCGAGTGAAAATGAGAGTGAGTCTAACGGAATAGAACTACAAATTGAGAAGAAAACGAATGGGCTGGTAGAAGCCAGCGCTGAg ACACGCATACAAGCgctgaaaatgaaaataaaagaattagagaaaaaacaaaattcaggACTAGAG GCGAAGTGCTTGATCTGTCTGGGGCCTTACACGTCGCCAGCAGTCTCCATACAGTGCTGGCATGTCTACTGTGAG GTGTGTTGGTTGGAATCTTTGAAAGCGAAGAAAATATGTCCGCAATGCAACGCTATAACAACAGCCGGACATTTGAGACGGATTTACATGTAA
- the LOC125061427 gene encoding zinc finger protein 583-like isoform X1: MSVRMDSKPVRMVNVVPISRLKKVPLPDDSEDTVACRICNKSFANEVALKNHSRIEHIDALLSGQDICVRKIKAVAISKDKRKKEMQDVESEHIILSVEPIDIMNIALAQDFIINKDENDTNSSDGEKKAKRAKIEKAKVAVKKVKEVKAITGPFECLQPSSLVSDSICHQMFFSCCEYSTHIRDEHTRRRKGVKCQVCEKPLTIVLGNEQLPYTCQFCAAGFERCMELSDHVTKHHNKIKPYQCTVCNKRFTQQGGLVQHMRAHSGDKPFNCTFCPKSFTQKSGLDQHLRIHTKSKPYKCVICSKAFCQSVHLQQHMRTHTNVAPFQCIICQKRFKQSSHLNYHLKYHNPLNMTDEQKEKYSELMRMMGKESVFELLDSKGERLGSEGNEVKSEEVICVEEELVVDGQELLEHDLNAVEVVYLDSI; encoded by the exons ATGTCC GTAAGAATGGATTCAAAACCAGTAAGGATGGTTAATGTTGTTCCAATATCAAGACTTAag AAAGTACCACTGCCAGATGATAGTGAAGACACTGTGGCATGTCGTATATGCAATAAGTCTTTTGCTAATGAAGTTGCATTGAAGAACCACAGCCGTATTGAGCACATTGATGCTCTGCTTAGTGGCCAAGATATTTGTGTAAGAAAAATTAAGGCTGTTGCAATCTCCAAG gacaaaagaaaaaaagaaatgcaAGATGTAGAGTCAGAACACATAATTCTCTCTGTGGAACCAATAGATATTATGAACATAGCCTTGGCACAGgattttatcataaataag gATGAAAATGATACAAATTCAAGTGATGGCGAGAAGAAAGCCAAAAGAGCTAAAATAGAAAAGGCGAAAGTGGCCGTTAAGAAAGTTAAAGAAGTGAAGGCCATCAC CGGCCCCTTTGAGTGTCTTCAGCCATCATCTCTAGTTTCCGATAGTATATGTCACCAGATGTTCTTCTCTTGCTGCGAGTACTCGACACATATCAGAGACGAACACACGCGACGAAGGAAGGGTGTCAAGTGTCAG GTATGCGAGAAACCACTCACCATTGTTCTTGGAAATGAACAGTTACCTTACACTTGTCAG TTTTGCGCCGCCGGCTTCGAACGCTGCATGGAATTATCCGACCACGTGACAAAACaccacaataaaataaaaccatacCAATGCACAGTTTGCAATAAACGTTTCACCCAGCAGGGCGGCCTCGTCCAACACATGCGAGCGCATTCGGGAGACAAGCCCTTTAATTGCACCTTCTGCCCTAAATCCTTCACGCAAAAATCCGGCCTAGACCAACACTTACGAATACACACAAAATCCAAACCATACAAATGCGTCATATGTAGCAAAGCGTTCTGTCAATCCGTACACTTGCAACAACACATGCGCACGCACACAAATGTGGCGCCGTTTCAGTGTATCATATGCCAGAAACGGTTCAAGCAGAGCAGCCATTTGAATTACCATTTAAAATACCACAACCCGTTGAACATGACGGACGAGCAGAAAGAGAAATATTCGGAGCTGATGCGAATGATGGGCAAGGAGAGCGTCTTCGAATTGCTCGACTCGAAAGGTGAAAGGCTTGGAAGTGAAGGGAACGAAGTTAAAAGTGAAGAAGTGATTTGTGTTGAGGAGGAATTGGTGGTGGATGGACAGGAATTGCTGGAACATGATCTCAATGCAGTTGAAGTTGTTTATTTAGATTCAATTTAG
- the LOC125061427 gene encoding zinc finger protein 28 homolog isoform X3: MSVRMDSKPVRMVNVVPISRLKKVPLPDDSEDTVACRICNKSFANEVALKNHSRIEHIDALLSGQDICVRKIKAVAISKDENDTNSSDGEKKAKRAKIEKAKVAVKKVKEVKAITGPFECLQPSSLVSDSICHQMFFSCCEYSTHIRDEHTRRRKGVKCQVCEKPLTIVLGNEQLPYTCQFCAAGFERCMELSDHVTKHHNKIKPYQCTVCNKRFTQQGGLVQHMRAHSGDKPFNCTFCPKSFTQKSGLDQHLRIHTKSKPYKCVICSKAFCQSVHLQQHMRTHTNVAPFQCIICQKRFKQSSHLNYHLKYHNPLNMTDEQKEKYSELMRMMGKESVFELLDSKGERLGSEGNEVKSEEVICVEEELVVDGQELLEHDLNAVEVVYLDSI, encoded by the exons ATGTCC GTAAGAATGGATTCAAAACCAGTAAGGATGGTTAATGTTGTTCCAATATCAAGACTTAag AAAGTACCACTGCCAGATGATAGTGAAGACACTGTGGCATGTCGTATATGCAATAAGTCTTTTGCTAATGAAGTTGCATTGAAGAACCACAGCCGTATTGAGCACATTGATGCTCTGCTTAGTGGCCAAGATATTTGTGTAAGAAAAATTAAGGCTGTTGCAATCTCCAAG gATGAAAATGATACAAATTCAAGTGATGGCGAGAAGAAAGCCAAAAGAGCTAAAATAGAAAAGGCGAAAGTGGCCGTTAAGAAAGTTAAAGAAGTGAAGGCCATCAC CGGCCCCTTTGAGTGTCTTCAGCCATCATCTCTAGTTTCCGATAGTATATGTCACCAGATGTTCTTCTCTTGCTGCGAGTACTCGACACATATCAGAGACGAACACACGCGACGAAGGAAGGGTGTCAAGTGTCAG GTATGCGAGAAACCACTCACCATTGTTCTTGGAAATGAACAGTTACCTTACACTTGTCAG TTTTGCGCCGCCGGCTTCGAACGCTGCATGGAATTATCCGACCACGTGACAAAACaccacaataaaataaaaccatacCAATGCACAGTTTGCAATAAACGTTTCACCCAGCAGGGCGGCCTCGTCCAACACATGCGAGCGCATTCGGGAGACAAGCCCTTTAATTGCACCTTCTGCCCTAAATCCTTCACGCAAAAATCCGGCCTAGACCAACACTTACGAATACACACAAAATCCAAACCATACAAATGCGTCATATGTAGCAAAGCGTTCTGTCAATCCGTACACTTGCAACAACACATGCGCACGCACACAAATGTGGCGCCGTTTCAGTGTATCATATGCCAGAAACGGTTCAAGCAGAGCAGCCATTTGAATTACCATTTAAAATACCACAACCCGTTGAACATGACGGACGAGCAGAAAGAGAAATATTCGGAGCTGATGCGAATGATGGGCAAGGAGAGCGTCTTCGAATTGCTCGACTCGAAAGGTGAAAGGCTTGGAAGTGAAGGGAACGAAGTTAAAAGTGAAGAAGTGATTTGTGTTGAGGAGGAATTGGTGGTGGATGGACAGGAATTGCTGGAACATGATCTCAATGCAGTTGAAGTTGTTTATTTAGATTCAATTTAG
- the LOC125061427 gene encoding zinc finger protein 583-like isoform X2 has product MDSKPVRMVNVVPISRLKKVPLPDDSEDTVACRICNKSFANEVALKNHSRIEHIDALLSGQDICVRKIKAVAISKDKRKKEMQDVESEHIILSVEPIDIMNIALAQDFIINKDENDTNSSDGEKKAKRAKIEKAKVAVKKVKEVKAITGPFECLQPSSLVSDSICHQMFFSCCEYSTHIRDEHTRRRKGVKCQVCEKPLTIVLGNEQLPYTCQFCAAGFERCMELSDHVTKHHNKIKPYQCTVCNKRFTQQGGLVQHMRAHSGDKPFNCTFCPKSFTQKSGLDQHLRIHTKSKPYKCVICSKAFCQSVHLQQHMRTHTNVAPFQCIICQKRFKQSSHLNYHLKYHNPLNMTDEQKEKYSELMRMMGKESVFELLDSKGERLGSEGNEVKSEEVICVEEELVVDGQELLEHDLNAVEVVYLDSI; this is encoded by the exons ATGGATTCAAAACCAGTAAGGATGGTTAATGTTGTTCCAATATCAAGACTTAag AAAGTACCACTGCCAGATGATAGTGAAGACACTGTGGCATGTCGTATATGCAATAAGTCTTTTGCTAATGAAGTTGCATTGAAGAACCACAGCCGTATTGAGCACATTGATGCTCTGCTTAGTGGCCAAGATATTTGTGTAAGAAAAATTAAGGCTGTTGCAATCTCCAAG gacaaaagaaaaaaagaaatgcaAGATGTAGAGTCAGAACACATAATTCTCTCTGTGGAACCAATAGATATTATGAACATAGCCTTGGCACAGgattttatcataaataag gATGAAAATGATACAAATTCAAGTGATGGCGAGAAGAAAGCCAAAAGAGCTAAAATAGAAAAGGCGAAAGTGGCCGTTAAGAAAGTTAAAGAAGTGAAGGCCATCAC CGGCCCCTTTGAGTGTCTTCAGCCATCATCTCTAGTTTCCGATAGTATATGTCACCAGATGTTCTTCTCTTGCTGCGAGTACTCGACACATATCAGAGACGAACACACGCGACGAAGGAAGGGTGTCAAGTGTCAG GTATGCGAGAAACCACTCACCATTGTTCTTGGAAATGAACAGTTACCTTACACTTGTCAG TTTTGCGCCGCCGGCTTCGAACGCTGCATGGAATTATCCGACCACGTGACAAAACaccacaataaaataaaaccatacCAATGCACAGTTTGCAATAAACGTTTCACCCAGCAGGGCGGCCTCGTCCAACACATGCGAGCGCATTCGGGAGACAAGCCCTTTAATTGCACCTTCTGCCCTAAATCCTTCACGCAAAAATCCGGCCTAGACCAACACTTACGAATACACACAAAATCCAAACCATACAAATGCGTCATATGTAGCAAAGCGTTCTGTCAATCCGTACACTTGCAACAACACATGCGCACGCACACAAATGTGGCGCCGTTTCAGTGTATCATATGCCAGAAACGGTTCAAGCAGAGCAGCCATTTGAATTACCATTTAAAATACCACAACCCGTTGAACATGACGGACGAGCAGAAAGAGAAATATTCGGAGCTGATGCGAATGATGGGCAAGGAGAGCGTCTTCGAATTGCTCGACTCGAAAGGTGAAAGGCTTGGAAGTGAAGGGAACGAAGTTAAAAGTGAAGAAGTGATTTGTGTTGAGGAGGAATTGGTGGTGGATGGACAGGAATTGCTGGAACATGATCTCAATGCAGTTGAAGTTGTTTATTTAGATTCAATTTAG